Proteins encoded in a region of the Paenibacillus pedocola genome:
- a CDS encoding nucleotidyltransferase-like protein, with protein sequence MELSNLTLLSGETFDENVLGAVALRQKGNAPFQSALLHDFDMVVLMLHEEQEKERVITHTIAGERRTQSVHVGISALERAVMAGDNNELLTSLIAGEVIWDPKGILGEMRREITQFQGPLKERVLFMEFARFLHMYVKSKRYSEAGFTMDAYNCVLIALYHWARIEVSEAGCFPDPAVWEQVKSLNTSVHKLYEELTVSTETLEQRVELILLACEFAIMSKMSDCCTMLLDILGSRNESWSIKELLQHSGLSPLGAELPLVLRKMVSRSLIREITSWADDASEGHTVRYTL encoded by the coding sequence ATGGAACTATCCAATTTGACCCTATTGAGTGGAGAAACGTTCGATGAGAATGTTCTGGGGGCCGTAGCTTTGCGGCAGAAGGGCAATGCTCCGTTTCAGAGCGCGCTGCTCCACGATTTTGATATGGTGGTATTGATGCTGCACGAGGAACAAGAGAAAGAACGGGTTATAACCCATACCATAGCCGGTGAGAGACGAACACAGTCTGTACACGTCGGTATATCTGCTTTGGAGCGGGCTGTGATGGCGGGTGATAATAATGAACTCCTTACCAGCCTTATAGCTGGAGAAGTTATTTGGGACCCCAAAGGGATTTTGGGAGAGATGCGCCGGGAGATCACACAATTCCAGGGACCGCTCAAGGAACGGGTCTTATTTATGGAATTTGCCCGCTTCCTGCATATGTATGTGAAATCCAAGCGTTACAGTGAAGCAGGCTTTACCATGGATGCATACAACTGTGTACTTATAGCTTTGTATCATTGGGCCCGGATTGAAGTCAGTGAAGCGGGGTGTTTTCCCGATCCGGCAGTTTGGGAGCAGGTTAAAAGCCTGAATACCTCCGTTCACAAGCTCTATGAAGAGCTGACGGTCAGCACCGAAACGCTTGAGCAAAGAGTAGAGCTCATTCTGCTTGCCTGTGAGTTTGCAATTATGTCGAAGATGTCTGACTGTTGTACTATGCTGCTGGATATTCTCGGGAGCCGCAATGAGTCATGGAGTATCAAAGAACTGCTGCAGCATTCAGGTCTTAGCCCGCTTGGAGCCGAATTGCCGCTCGTGCTTCGTAAGATGGTATCCCGTTCCCTGATTAGGGAAATCACCTCTTGGGCGGATGATGCTTCTGAAGGGCATACGGTTCGATACACACTATAA
- a CDS encoding DUF2614 family zinc ribbon-containing protein, with protein sequence MKMKSAKINAFRTWGLLLTMLGMGLMILGTAGIVFWGSAGKVFAAVGLVIGLISMMASLAIYFWAGMLSTSAVQLECPECHKLTKMLGKTDRCMFCHTILTRDPAQATITAEQLESQQQ encoded by the coding sequence ATGAAGATGAAATCGGCTAAAATCAATGCTTTTCGCACTTGGGGATTACTGCTCACCATGCTTGGAATGGGCCTCATGATTCTTGGAACGGCCGGAATTGTATTCTGGGGCTCAGCAGGTAAAGTATTTGCTGCGGTAGGACTCGTTATCGGTCTGATTTCGATGATGGCCAGTCTGGCAATATACTTTTGGGCAGGTATGCTGTCTACGAGTGCGGTTCAGCTGGAATGCCCGGAATGCCACAAGCTGACCAAGATGCTGGGCAAAACTGACCGCTGCATGTTCTGCCACACCATCCTCACCCGCGATCCGGCACAGGCAACCATTACAGCAGAGCAGTTAGAGAGCCAGCAGCAATAA
- a CDS encoding glycosyl hydrolase family 18 protein, with amino-acid sequence MDSRQRQGRINKRGSRFRRLLGLVIIAAAAYWIVFYVLPNRAHIDPDWKSLEKPVFVKGELTGYSAAGTGDGLLLPLPLLQKYVDSAIRYEEASKSVILSTDNDLLYMQEDSTSASLNNEPIQLRLAPEEKDGVTYLPADTLEELYGFEIEEDTSTGAVLLMTAGESVPLGTVKGEEGGRTKALRSEASIHAPIIADMAPRTIVRIWNADNKDWLYVQMSSGYTGYVKAGDITADGQKTVEQKVSEPSRAERSWKGKPVNMFWEAVYERKPNPANFGELPGVNVVSPTWFRIVDVKGNVRSQADSAYVQWAHKQGMEVWGLLSNSFEADLTTQALSTYEKRMTTIVQMLEYADLYDLDGINIDFENVYTKDGENVTQFMRELKPMAQAKNLIVSIDVTPKSNSEMWSLFLDRKALGSVADFLIVMAYDEHWASSPTAGSVASLPWVESSISRILDEDKVPAEKLILGVPLYTRIWTETTEKGETKVSSKAVGMSSVQEILSEKKLTPKFDNDSGQNYVEYKEDGALHKIWIEDKVSLKSRVELAKSFGLGGVASWTRSFGTLEAWEALQEISK; translated from the coding sequence TTGGATAGCAGACAGAGACAGGGACGCATTAACAAGCGCGGAAGCCGCTTTCGCCGTTTATTAGGGCTTGTTATTATTGCCGCAGCCGCCTATTGGATTGTTTTTTATGTACTGCCAAACCGTGCGCATATCGATCCGGATTGGAAAAGCCTTGAGAAGCCTGTGTTCGTTAAGGGTGAACTAACCGGCTATTCTGCCGCAGGGACCGGTGACGGTCTGCTTTTACCGCTTCCCCTTTTACAAAAATATGTTGATTCGGCGATCCGGTATGAGGAAGCCAGCAAGTCGGTTATTCTCTCTACGGATAATGACCTGCTGTATATGCAAGAGGATTCAACCTCCGCGAGTCTGAATAATGAGCCGATCCAGCTCCGGCTTGCTCCTGAAGAAAAGGATGGAGTGACGTACCTTCCGGCCGATACCCTTGAGGAATTGTATGGCTTTGAAATTGAGGAAGATACTAGTACAGGTGCTGTTCTGCTGATGACTGCCGGAGAAAGTGTACCGCTTGGCACAGTTAAAGGCGAGGAGGGCGGCCGGACGAAGGCGCTGCGCAGTGAAGCGTCAATTCACGCTCCAATTATTGCGGATATGGCCCCCCGAACAATCGTCAGAATCTGGAATGCGGATAATAAGGACTGGCTGTATGTGCAGATGAGCAGCGGTTATACCGGGTATGTGAAGGCTGGCGACATTACAGCAGACGGGCAGAAGACAGTGGAACAGAAGGTATCTGAGCCTTCCCGTGCAGAGCGCAGCTGGAAAGGGAAACCAGTGAACATGTTCTGGGAGGCCGTATATGAGCGCAAGCCTAACCCTGCAAATTTCGGTGAACTGCCTGGAGTTAACGTTGTCAGCCCGACCTGGTTCCGGATTGTAGACGTGAAGGGTAATGTACGCAGCCAGGCGGATAGTGCCTATGTGCAATGGGCTCACAAGCAAGGTATGGAGGTGTGGGGACTGCTGAGCAACAGTTTCGAGGCGGATCTTACCACGCAGGCGTTATCAACCTATGAGAAACGGATGACTACAATCGTTCAGATGCTGGAATATGCAGATCTGTATGATCTGGACGGGATAAATATTGATTTCGAGAACGTTTATACGAAGGATGGAGAGAATGTCACGCAGTTTATGCGGGAGCTGAAGCCGATGGCCCAGGCCAAAAACCTGATTGTCTCCATAGACGTCACACCCAAGTCTAACAGTGAAATGTGGTCATTGTTCCTGGACCGGAAGGCGCTTGGTTCGGTAGCGGACTTTCTCATTGTAATGGCTTATGACGAGCATTGGGCATCCAGCCCCACAGCAGGCTCTGTAGCATCTTTGCCTTGGGTGGAGAGCTCTATAAGCCGCATTCTTGATGAAGATAAGGTGCCGGCTGAGAAGCTGATTCTCGGTGTTCCGCTGTATACCCGCATCTGGACAGAGACCACGGAAAAGGGAGAGACGAAAGTCAGCTCTAAGGCTGTCGGCATGTCTTCCGTTCAGGAGATTCTGTCCGAGAAAAAACTGACGCCTAAGTTTGACAATGACTCTGGCCAGAACTATGTCGAATACAAGGAAGACGGTGCGCTTCACAAAATTTGGATTGAGGATAAGGTGTCCCTGAAATCGAGAGTTGAGCTCGCTAAGTCGTTTGGACTTGGGGGAGTAGCATCCTGGACCCGCAGCTTTGGGACACTTGAGGCGTGGGAGGCTTTGCAGGAGATTAGTAAATAG
- the perR gene encoding peroxide-responsive transcriptional repressor PerR: MGSGVQHALEQLKTTGVRITPQRHAILTYLMEALNHPTADDIYRALEPQFPSMSVATVYNNLKMFMEAGMVRELTYGDNSSRFDANVSDHYHVICQECGKIEDFSYSSLHEVEHSAEQATGFKIHGLRLELYGVCKCCSEKRH, from the coding sequence ATGGGTAGTGGCGTGCAACATGCATTGGAACAATTGAAGACTACCGGTGTCCGTATTACACCCCAGCGTCATGCGATTCTTACGTATCTGATGGAAGCGTTGAATCATCCTACGGCAGACGATATTTACCGTGCGCTTGAGCCGCAGTTTCCGAGCATGAGTGTGGCGACAGTGTATAATAACCTGAAAATGTTCATGGAAGCCGGTATGGTACGCGAGTTAACCTACGGTGATAATTCCAGCCGTTTTGATGCCAATGTGTCCGATCATTACCATGTCATCTGCCAAGAATGCGGTAAAATCGAAGATTTCAGTTATTCTTCACTCCATGAGGTTGAGCATTCTGCCGAACAGGCAACAGGCTTCAAAATTCATGGATTACGCTTAGAATTGTACGGGGTTTGTAAATGCTGCAGCGAGAAACGGCATTGA
- a CDS encoding DUF4097 family beta strand repeat-containing protein, whose protein sequence is MSSEQKDESVMVPNPPIIPPRQKKRTRKRKFIAGLLAALIPGTGHLYFGLLRKGISFIFIILLDIAAMLYFSSIGMQINVPLLILLALLIPVIYFYNVYDVLQSVDRILRFPEETDPELPITTTKPSRHRALISEPGISFGLMLLFGGALMFLFRQKPVWLQQFIEMYASEVIAGLLICGGLWLGAREIAKGLIIRKSNERRPRRVGRYTAAMLLTVVGVLLLLDWRNDTDNMLLLLKWWPLIPVLWGVEYLLISFLARRRGSVPKGPRARMDLRGLLSAVILGASVFIVAEQEHYLHLWNRVSMNLTVSAVDYGEAKGSRFEKAPLIIPVELSTSKIAVDGINGDILIHRAPVEDIEITSTVWVDQLEGAQAEAISEQSFVEVTEGPTIKITPQYKTYGDSGKRQPRMDLEISLPEDRRFNLDVRTMNGGITLQNVEAIEDILLETGNGELILHRIFGNVKGKTLNGAVRARTVQGSVDLTTSGGKMNAWDVTGALKLSTAVGNISVTGSGDEVNLASKNGNLEIDGARAKLHAESLNGKVTIRSEFFGGDWDVYSAVGDIDLYLPQAGNYKVDGSSGYGDINTDFPELTIDKKTISGEVGTGEFKLHVEGNSNLNVRKY, encoded by the coding sequence ATGAGTTCCGAGCAGAAGGATGAATCCGTCATGGTGCCCAATCCCCCTATAATACCTCCGCGCCAGAAAAAGCGCACCCGCAAGCGCAAATTTATTGCCGGGCTGCTGGCGGCTCTGATTCCCGGAACCGGACATCTCTATTTCGGGCTTCTCCGCAAAGGGATTTCTTTCATCTTCATCATACTGCTGGACATCGCGGCGATGCTGTATTTCTCATCCATTGGCATGCAGATTAATGTGCCGCTGCTTATTTTACTGGCCCTGCTGATTCCTGTCATTTATTTCTATAATGTGTATGATGTGCTGCAATCGGTAGACCGGATTCTTCGCTTCCCTGAGGAGACCGATCCTGAACTGCCAATAACAACAACTAAACCTTCTAGGCATCGTGCCCTTATCAGCGAGCCGGGTATTTCTTTTGGACTCATGCTGCTGTTTGGCGGGGCGCTGATGTTCCTTTTCCGGCAAAAACCGGTCTGGCTGCAGCAATTCATCGAGATGTACGCGAGTGAAGTAATTGCGGGACTTTTGATATGTGGGGGGTTGTGGCTGGGAGCACGCGAAATTGCTAAAGGGCTGATTATCCGCAAAAGCAATGAACGGCGCCCCCGGCGTGTCGGCAGATATACTGCAGCTATGCTGCTCACAGTGGTGGGGGTACTCCTGCTGCTGGATTGGCGGAATGATACGGATAACATGCTGCTGCTGTTAAAATGGTGGCCGTTGATCCCTGTGTTATGGGGTGTGGAGTATCTGCTCATTTCCTTTTTAGCACGCCGCAGAGGTTCTGTGCCCAAAGGTCCAAGGGCCAGAATGGATCTGCGGGGGTTGCTGTCGGCAGTTATACTGGGTGCCAGCGTATTTATCGTAGCGGAACAAGAGCATTACCTTCATTTATGGAACCGGGTCAGCATGAATCTGACTGTGTCGGCAGTAGATTACGGCGAAGCCAAAGGCAGCCGGTTTGAAAAAGCTCCGCTGATTATACCCGTCGAGCTGAGCACCTCCAAAATCGCTGTTGATGGCATCAATGGCGATATTCTCATTCATCGCGCCCCGGTAGAAGATATCGAGATTACATCTACTGTATGGGTGGACCAGCTGGAAGGAGCGCAGGCTGAAGCGATATCGGAGCAATCCTTCGTAGAAGTAACCGAGGGGCCAACCATAAAAATCACCCCTCAATATAAAACCTATGGTGACTCCGGCAAACGGCAGCCGCGGATGGACCTTGAGATTTCGCTTCCGGAGGACCGCCGCTTTAATCTGGATGTCCGGACGATGAATGGCGGCATCACTCTGCAGAACGTGGAAGCAATCGAGGATATTCTGCTAGAGACAGGGAACGGAGAGCTCATTCTGCACCGTATATTCGGGAATGTGAAGGGGAAAACACTGAACGGTGCGGTTCGTGCCCGGACAGTGCAGGGAAGTGTGGATTTGACCACCAGCGGCGGAAAGATGAATGCCTGGGATGTTACAGGTGCTCTGAAGCTGTCTACGGCTGTAGGCAATATCTCGGTAACAGGCAGCGGAGATGAAGTGAATCTTGCCAGCAAGAACGGCAATCTGGAGATTGACGGTGCAAGAGCGAAGCTGCACGCCGAATCGCTGAACGGCAAAGTTACTATCCGCTCCGAGTTTTTTGGCGGGGACTGGGATGTGTACAGCGCGGTGGGAGACATTGATCTGTATCTGCCCCAGGCAGGCAATTACAAAGTAGACGGATCAAGCGGCTACGGGGATATTAACACGGACTTCCCTGAGCTTACCATCGACAAAAAGACAATTTCCGGCGAAGTAGGGACCGGCGAGTTTAAGCTGCATGTTGAAGGGAACAGCAACCTAAATGTGAGGAAATATTGA
- a CDS encoding GNAT family N-acetyltransferase yields the protein MDTIIKLDLQDAFTLSELWSLQHKAYRLEAELIGFNEIPPLLETRDMLAGSTEEFYGCFDDSGDLMGAVAVLEESPGKLTVTRMMVHPDHFRKGVAGGLLEFIFEHYSRMAQFIVSTGKLNTPAVTLYTKHGFIPAGVEEVAPGVELIEFYRSGKL from the coding sequence ATGGATACAATAATTAAGCTGGACCTGCAGGATGCCTTCACATTAAGCGAGCTCTGGAGCTTGCAGCACAAGGCCTACCGGCTGGAAGCTGAGCTGATAGGCTTTAACGAGATTCCGCCGCTGCTGGAGACGAGAGACATGCTGGCAGGATCTACAGAAGAGTTCTACGGCTGCTTTGACGACAGTGGTGATCTGATGGGCGCTGTTGCTGTATTGGAAGAGTCACCTGGCAAATTGACGGTAACCCGGATGATGGTACATCCGGATCATTTCCGCAAGGGGGTGGCCGGAGGCCTGCTGGAATTTATTTTTGAACATTACTCCCGGATGGCACAGTTCATTGTATCTACGGGCAAGCTTAATACTCCGGCCGTTACACTCTATACGAAGCATGGGTTTATTCCTGCCGGTGTTGAGGAAGTGGCTCCGGGCGTAGAGCTGATCGAATTTTATCGGAGTGGTAAGCTTTGA
- the gatB gene encoding Asp-tRNA(Asn)/Glu-tRNA(Gln) amidotransferase subunit GatB, whose translation MRSFMSKYETVIGLEVHVELHTKSKIFCGCSTEFGAPPNTHTCPVCLGHPGVLPVLNRQAVEYAMKAAMALNCTIGDVSKFDRKNYFYPDSPKAYQISQYDQPIGLNGWIDIEVNGETKRIGITRLHLEEDAGKLTHVDGGFASLVDFNRVGTPLIEIVSEPDLRSPEEARAYLEKIRAIMQYCDVSDVKMEEGSMRCDANISLRPEGQEEFGIRAELKNMNSFRGVLRGLEYEQFRQGEILDDGGVVVQETRRWDEAQGKTLSMRGKEEAHDYRYFPDPDLIVLHIDDAWKESIRQTIPELPDARQARYSEEFGLTAYDAGVLTSSKLLADFFEGSLAYTKDAKAVANWMMGDLLGYLNSNNLELPQVKITPQGLGEMINLISGGTISSKIAKTVFKEMLESGKLPAVIVEEKGLVQISDEGAIKKIVEDVVAANPQSVEDYKAGKQKAIGFLVGQVMKESKGKANPGLVNTLLAEVLNS comes from the coding sequence ATGAGATCATTTATGTCTAAATACGAAACGGTCATCGGGCTGGAAGTTCATGTGGAGCTTCATACCAAGTCCAAAATCTTTTGCGGCTGCTCCACGGAATTCGGTGCTCCGCCCAATACCCATACCTGTCCGGTTTGTCTCGGGCATCCCGGTGTACTGCCGGTACTTAACCGCCAGGCTGTGGAATACGCAATGAAAGCGGCGATGGCGCTGAACTGCACGATCGGGGACGTCAGCAAGTTTGACCGCAAGAACTATTTTTACCCCGATTCGCCCAAAGCTTACCAGATTTCACAGTACGACCAGCCTATCGGTTTGAACGGCTGGATCGATATTGAAGTGAACGGTGAAACGAAGCGGATTGGCATTACCCGTCTTCATCTGGAGGAAGATGCCGGTAAGCTGACCCACGTGGACGGCGGCTTTGCGTCGCTCGTCGATTTCAACCGTGTAGGAACACCTCTGATTGAAATCGTCTCCGAGCCTGATCTGCGCTCGCCTGAAGAGGCCCGTGCTTATTTGGAGAAAATCCGCGCAATCATGCAGTACTGCGATGTGTCCGATGTGAAGATGGAGGAAGGCTCGATGCGCTGCGACGCCAACATCAGCCTGCGTCCTGAGGGTCAGGAGGAATTCGGCATCCGTGCCGAGCTGAAGAATATGAACTCCTTCCGCGGTGTGCTTCGCGGCCTCGAATATGAACAGTTCCGCCAGGGAGAAATCCTTGACGACGGCGGTGTTGTGGTGCAGGAGACCCGCCGCTGGGATGAAGCCCAGGGCAAAACCCTGTCCATGCGCGGCAAGGAAGAAGCCCATGACTACCGCTACTTCCCTGACCCGGATCTGATTGTGCTGCACATTGACGATGCCTGGAAAGAATCGATCCGTCAGACGATTCCGGAACTGCCTGATGCGCGGCAGGCCCGCTACAGTGAGGAATTCGGACTTACTGCCTATGATGCTGGCGTACTGACATCCTCCAAGCTGCTGGCTGATTTCTTTGAGGGCAGTCTAGCCTATACCAAGGACGCCAAAGCAGTTGCCAACTGGATGATGGGCGATTTGCTTGGCTACTTGAACAGCAATAACCTTGAATTGCCGCAGGTGAAAATCACTCCGCAGGGATTAGGTGAGATGATTAACCTGATTTCAGGCGGCACCATCAGCAGCAAGATTGCCAAAACCGTGTTCAAAGAAATGCTGGAAAGCGGAAAGCTGCCTGCCGTGATCGTTGAGGAAAAGGGCCTGGTGCAGATCAGCGACGAAGGTGCAATCAAAAAAATCGTTGAAGATGTCGTCGCTGCGAATCCGCAATCCGTAGAGGACTACAAAGCGGGTAAACAGAAGGCGATCGGATTCCTGGTAGGACAGGTAATGAAAGAGAGTAAAGGTAAAGCTAATCCGGGTCTGGTGAATACGCTGCTGGCTGAAGTGCTTAACAGCTAG
- the gatA gene encoding Asp-tRNA(Asn)/Glu-tRNA(Gln) amidotransferase subunit GatA, with product MSLFQYRLPELHNMLHSKELSVSELTEQSLAAISERDGKVHAFLTLNEEGARQSARALDDKLASGAARGLLFGLPAGIKDNIVTKGLRTTCASKFLDNFQPIYDATVVSKLRQADAVTIGKLNMDEFAMGGSNENSAYAAVRNPWNLEHVPGGSSGGSAAAVAAGEVLFALGSDTGGSIRQPASYCGVVGLKPTYGLVSRYGLVAFASSLDQIGPLTRNVEDSAYVLQAIAGYDAQDSTSAKVDIPDYLSALTGDVSGLRIGVPKEYIGEGVDASVRETVLSALKVLEGLGAVWEEVSLPHTEYAVATYYLLASSEASSNLARFDGVRYGVRVDEGGGLLDLYHNSRSRGFGPEVKRRIMLGTYALSSGYYDAYYLKAQKVRTLIKQDFDEVFKKYDVIIGPTAPTTAFKLGSQTEDPLTMYLNDILTIPVNLAGIPAVSIPCGFAGGLPVGLQIIGKEFDESTVLRVAHAFEQNTDYHKERPQL from the coding sequence TTGAGCCTGTTTCAATATCGATTGCCTGAACTACATAACATGCTGCACAGCAAAGAACTTTCCGTCAGTGAGCTGACCGAACAATCGCTGGCCGCCATCTCAGAGCGTGACGGTAAAGTGCACGCATTTCTAACGCTAAATGAGGAGGGGGCACGCCAGTCAGCGCGGGCGCTGGATGACAAGCTGGCTTCCGGTGCAGCGCGCGGCCTGCTGTTTGGACTTCCTGCCGGGATCAAGGACAACATTGTCACCAAAGGGCTGCGCACTACCTGTGCCAGTAAGTTTCTAGATAATTTCCAGCCGATTTATGATGCAACCGTTGTTTCCAAGCTGCGCCAGGCGGATGCGGTAACGATCGGCAAGCTGAATATGGACGAGTTTGCCATGGGCGGCTCCAATGAGAACTCCGCCTATGCGGCTGTGCGTAACCCGTGGAATCTGGAGCATGTTCCAGGCGGTTCCAGCGGCGGCTCAGCAGCTGCGGTAGCTGCCGGGGAGGTATTGTTTGCGCTTGGTTCGGATACCGGCGGTTCGATCCGCCAGCCCGCTTCGTACTGCGGAGTGGTTGGCCTTAAGCCGACTTACGGGCTGGTATCACGCTATGGCCTGGTTGCCTTTGCCTCCTCACTGGACCAGATTGGCCCGCTTACCCGTAACGTTGAGGATTCCGCTTATGTGCTGCAAGCGATCGCGGGATATGACGCCCAGGATTCCACTTCGGCCAAAGTTGATATTCCCGACTATCTCAGCGCACTGACCGGTGACGTTTCCGGACTGCGCATCGGGGTGCCGAAAGAGTACATCGGTGAAGGCGTTGATGCATCTGTCCGCGAGACGGTACTCTCCGCACTGAAGGTGCTGGAAGGCCTTGGCGCCGTCTGGGAAGAAGTCTCTCTGCCGCATACAGAATATGCGGTAGCAACGTATTATCTGCTTGCTTCTTCGGAAGCTTCCTCCAACCTGGCCCGGTTCGACGGTGTCCGTTATGGCGTCCGCGTCGATGAAGGCGGCGGTCTGCTTGATTTGTACCACAATTCCCGCAGCCGCGGCTTCGGGCCTGAGGTGAAGCGCCGGATCATGCTGGGAACCTATGCGCTGAGCTCCGGATATTATGATGCTTATTATCTTAAGGCGCAGAAGGTGCGTACCTTGATTAAGCAGGACTTCGATGAGGTCTTTAAAAAGTATGATGTGATTATCGGGCCGACGGCTCCGACGACTGCCTTTAAGCTGGGCTCTCAGACGGAAGATCCGCTGACGATGTATTTGAACGATATTCTGACCATTCCTGTCAATCTCGCAGGTATTCCTGCGGTCAGCATTCCTTGCGGCTTTGCCGGAGGACTGCCTGTCGGCCTGCAGATTATCGGCAAGGAATTTGACGAGAGCACCGTGCTGCGTGTTGCGCATGCCTTTGAACAAAATACAGACTATCATAAAGAGCGCCCACAGCTGTAA
- the gatC gene encoding Asp-tRNA(Asn)/Glu-tRNA(Gln) amidotransferase subunit GatC, whose amino-acid sequence MSITVKDVQHVAKLARLQLSPEEEATFTEQMNAILQYAEKLNELDTENVKPTTHVLQVSNVMRDDIVKESLSQEEALLNAPEDEDGHFKVPAVLE is encoded by the coding sequence ATGAGCATTACTGTCAAAGATGTGCAGCATGTGGCCAAGCTGGCCAGACTGCAACTAAGCCCGGAAGAAGAGGCTACTTTTACTGAACAAATGAATGCTATATTACAATATGCTGAGAAATTGAATGAGCTCGATACGGAGAATGTGAAGCCCACCACGCATGTGCTGCAGGTCAGCAATGTTATGCGTGATGATATCGTGAAAGAGAGCCTGTCCCAGGAAGAAGCTCTGCTTAACGCGCCGGAAGACGAAGACGGACATTTCAAAGTTCCCGCTGTACTGGAATAA
- a CDS encoding ATPase, whose protein sequence is MLRLGEKIVIVADAFEQSLPIGDYGYLIAYDRNPDNAFDYVIRVPQANRNFYVTAEDIEAEEQLLVAEAERATHEALIDYALSTHNEKLFHHLMNGEDAETEEAETAPKEGLSQAEFIKQVNLRAWI, encoded by the coding sequence ATGCTGCGGTTAGGAGAGAAGATTGTCATTGTTGCGGATGCTTTTGAACAGAGTCTTCCTATCGGAGACTACGGCTACCTGATTGCTTATGACCGCAATCCAGACAATGCATTTGATTACGTCATCCGTGTCCCTCAGGCCAACAGAAATTTTTACGTTACCGCTGAGGATATTGAGGCGGAAGAACAATTGCTGGTGGCGGAAGCGGAGAGAGCTACGCACGAGGCGTTGATCGATTATGCTTTGTCGACGCACAATGAGAAGCTGTTTCATCATCTAATGAACGGCGAGGATGCGGAAACGGAAGAAGCGGAAACAGCGCCCAAAGAAGGTTTGTCCCAGGCAGAATTCATCAAACAGGTGAATCTTCGTGCTTGGATTTAA
- a CDS encoding ABC transporter permease: MRKFWTLYSKEMLESLRSYRLVWIPVVFIILGIMQPLTTYYLPDILKASGDMPPGMLEGYEMPGAAAVMAQALGQYGTIGMLVLALAAMNSLAGERSSGSAELLMVKPIAPAVIILAKWAAHLTVLFIALGLGAAAAGYYTVQLMGSLSVSDCLAATGLYSLWLLSAVSLTLLFSAFMRGPAAAFLALLSAAVMSLLYSLLPSDFDWLPAALPDLSAGQLTEGSVAWLGPVLSAVLLILACIAGAAMLMGRNKLPD, translated from the coding sequence ATGAGGAAGTTCTGGACGCTTTACTCGAAGGAAATGCTGGAGTCGCTCCGAAGCTACCGGCTGGTATGGATCCCGGTAGTGTTCATTATTCTGGGCATTATGCAGCCGCTTACTACGTATTACCTTCCGGATATTCTTAAGGCATCAGGAGATATGCCGCCCGGAATGCTGGAAGGCTATGAAATGCCGGGTGCTGCAGCAGTGATGGCACAGGCGCTTGGACAGTACGGGACCATCGGCATGCTGGTGCTTGCGCTGGCTGCCATGAACAGTCTGGCCGGGGAACGGAGCAGCGGCTCGGCTGAGTTGCTAATGGTCAAGCCGATCGCTCCGGCGGTGATTATTCTTGCCAAATGGGCGGCACATTTAACCGTGCTCTTCATTGCTCTAGGACTTGGTGCCGCAGCAGCAGGCTACTATACCGTACAGCTAATGGGTTCACTTTCTGTAAGTGATTGTCTGGCAGCTACGGGCCTTTACAGTTTATGGCTGCTTAGTGCTGTTTCATTAACCCTGCTCTTCAGTGCTTTTATGCGCGGGCCGGCCGCTGCCTTTCTTGCGCTCCTGTCCGCAGCGGTAATGTCACTGCTCTACAGCCTGCTCCCGTCGGACTTTGACTGGCTGCCGGCGGCTTTGCCTGATTTATCAGCCGGACAGCTAACGGAAGGCAGTGTTGCCTGGCTTGGACCGGTACTGTCAGCCGTACTGCTGATTCTTGCTTGTATAGCCGGGGCTGCAATGCTAATGGGCAGGAATAAATTGCCTGACTGA